The following coding sequences lie in one Spirosoma sp. KUDC1026 genomic window:
- a CDS encoding LON peptidase substrate-binding domain-containing protein, with product MENVIPLFPLNLVVYPGEDLNLHIFEPRYRQLINECIDEEKTFGIPVFIDNKLPGYGTIMHVTTLHKRYPDGRMDIKSKGISVFKLVNFENPLRDKLYAGGEVEIVEPGETFSAHNSALIERLDRLYKLLEIDTDYNAAVKNFSYKVAHKVGLSIEQEYELLTIDSEAERQLFLIQHLNNVLPVVSDMERTKQRIRMNGHFKNLDPLNF from the coding sequence ATGGAGAATGTAATACCCCTGTTTCCGCTCAACCTGGTTGTGTATCCCGGCGAAGATCTCAATCTGCACATCTTTGAACCGCGTTACCGTCAGTTGATCAATGAGTGTATCGACGAGGAAAAAACGTTCGGGATTCCGGTGTTTATTGATAATAAGCTTCCGGGTTACGGCACCATCATGCACGTAACAACCCTGCATAAACGCTACCCCGACGGACGAATGGATATCAAATCGAAAGGAATTTCGGTGTTCAAGCTGGTGAACTTTGAGAATCCATTACGGGATAAACTATACGCTGGGGGAGAGGTAGAAATCGTTGAGCCGGGCGAAACGTTCAGCGCCCATAATTCGGCTCTGATCGAACGGCTGGACCGGTTATACAAACTGCTGGAAATCGATACTGACTACAACGCGGCTGTCAAGAATTTTTCCTATAAAGTAGCCCACAAAGTCGGGCTGTCAATTGAGCAGGAGTACGAATTACTGACGATCGACTCGGAAGCCGAACGACAACTCTTTCTGATTCAGCACCTCAATAATGTATTGCCGGTTGTTTCTGATATGGAGCGCACCAAGCAGCGTATCCGGATGAATGGTCACTTCAAAAATCTGGACCCGCTTAATTTCTAG
- a CDS encoding pyruvate dehydrogenase complex E1 component subunit beta, translating to MREIQFREALREAMSEEMRRDPLVYLMGEEVAEYNGAYKVSQGMLDEFGPERVIDTPIAELGFAGIGVGSAINGLRPIIEFMTFNFSLVAIDQVINSAAKIMSMSGGQYSCPIVFRGPTGNAGMLSSQHSQNFENWFANTSGLKVVVPSNPYDAKGLLKSCIRDNDPVIFMESELMYGDKGQVPEEEYLIPIGQANVVREGNDVTIVSFGKIMKVALAAADELAKNGVSAEVIDLRSVRPIDYATIINSVKKTNRCVIVEEAWPLAAISSELTYNIQRNAFDYLDSPVIRVNSMDLPLPYAPTLIEAILPNVKRTLQAVEAVMYKK from the coding sequence ATGAGAGAAATACAGTTCCGTGAAGCCCTGCGGGAGGCCATGTCGGAAGAAATGCGCCGGGACCCGCTGGTCTATCTGATGGGCGAAGAAGTAGCCGAATATAACGGGGCGTATAAAGTTAGCCAGGGAATGCTGGACGAGTTTGGTCCGGAACGCGTAATCGACACGCCCATTGCTGAATTAGGCTTTGCGGGTATCGGCGTCGGCTCTGCCATCAACGGCCTTCGCCCGATTATCGAGTTTATGACCTTCAACTTCTCACTCGTTGCCATCGATCAGGTCATCAACTCGGCCGCCAAGATCATGTCGATGTCGGGTGGGCAATACTCCTGTCCCATCGTTTTCCGGGGGCCAACTGGAAACGCGGGTATGCTGTCGTCGCAGCACTCACAAAATTTTGAGAATTGGTTTGCTAATACGTCCGGTCTGAAGGTTGTTGTTCCCTCCAACCCCTATGATGCCAAAGGATTACTCAAATCCTGTATCCGCGATAATGACCCAGTCATTTTCATGGAATCGGAATTGATGTACGGCGACAAAGGCCAGGTTCCAGAAGAGGAATACCTGATCCCAATCGGCCAGGCTAATGTAGTGCGCGAAGGAAACGACGTAACGATTGTATCGTTCGGCAAGATTATGAAAGTAGCTCTGGCAGCTGCTGACGAATTGGCAAAGAATGGCGTTTCGGCGGAAGTAATTGACCTGCGTTCGGTTCGTCCGATTGATTATGCTACAATCATCAATTCGGTAAAGAAAACGAATCGTTGTGTTATCGTTGAAGAAGCATGGCCACTGGCAGCTATCTCATCGGAGTTGACTTACAATATCCAACGGAACGCCTTTGATTACCTGGATTCACCGGTTATTCGGGTAAACAGCATGGATTTGCCACTTCCCTACGCGCCAACTCTGATCGAGGCTATTCTGCCTAACGTTAAACGTACATTACAAGCTGTTGAAGCTGTGATGTACAAGAAATAA
- a CDS encoding response regulator: protein MSAAKAAQPLHRILVVDDDVDIVEMLEYNLSKEGYDVRTASDGRKAVEIARTYLPELVVLDIMMPQLDGIEAGRQLREIPELRQTYILYLTARSEEYSEVAAFDVGADDYITKPIKPRALMSRINALFRREAQKADPGEQVTIADLVINRKNYSVSQGDKSVILPKKEFELLFFLAQHPNKVFSREELLQRIWGADIYVLERTVDVHIRKLREKIGDTHIRTLKGVGYMFTDQPE, encoded by the coding sequence ATGAGTGCTGCCAAAGCTGCTCAGCCATTACACCGAATTTTAGTCGTCGATGACGACGTCGACATCGTTGAGATGCTCGAATACAATCTCAGCAAAGAAGGATACGATGTCCGGACAGCATCCGATGGCCGTAAAGCTGTTGAGATTGCCCGGACGTACCTGCCAGAACTGGTCGTTCTCGACATCATGATGCCCCAGCTGGATGGGATCGAAGCCGGTCGGCAGCTGCGCGAAATCCCCGAACTGCGGCAAACGTACATCCTGTATCTAACGGCCCGCTCAGAAGAGTATTCAGAAGTGGCAGCTTTCGACGTGGGGGCTGATGATTACATTACCAAGCCCATTAAACCACGGGCGCTGATGAGCCGGATCAACGCGCTATTCCGGCGCGAAGCACAGAAAGCAGATCCGGGTGAACAGGTCACCATCGCTGATCTGGTTATCAATCGCAAGAATTACTCGGTTAGTCAGGGTGACAAATCGGTGATACTGCCGAAGAAAGAATTTGAACTGCTGTTTTTCCTGGCCCAGCATCCTAATAAGGTATTCAGCCGTGAAGAACTGCTGCAACGCATCTGGGGCGCTGATATTTACGTGCTCGAACGTACCGTTGACGTTCATATTCGGAAACTCCGCGAAAAAATTGGTGATACGCACATTCGTACCCTAAAAGGCGTTGGGTATATGTTTACCGACCAACCCGAATAA
- a CDS encoding beta-ketoacyl-ACP synthase III encodes MSKAAITGVHGYVPDYVLTNAELERMVDTNDEWITTRTGIKERHILKGEGMGSSHMGAKAVSGLLEKTGTRPDEIDLLICATTTPDYLFPCTANLICDMVGIRNIGSFDIQAACSGFLYALTVGSQFIETGKYKKVIVVGADKMSAIVDYTDRTTCVLFGDGAGAVLLEPDEQGYGLLDSIIKSDGSGQNHLFQKAGGSRYPPTHETVEKRWHYVYQDGPSVFKFAVKNMADVSAEIMERNQLAGRDVAWLVPHQANKRIIDATANRMGIESDKVMMNIHRYGNTTAATIPLCLFDYESQLKKGDNLVLAAFGGGFTWGAAYVKWAY; translated from the coding sequence ATGAGTAAAGCTGCCATCACAGGAGTCCACGGCTACGTTCCCGATTACGTGCTGACCAATGCCGAGTTAGAACGTATGGTGGATACGAACGATGAGTGGATTACCACTCGTACCGGCATAAAAGAACGGCACATTCTGAAAGGTGAAGGAATGGGCTCGTCGCACATGGGAGCAAAGGCCGTATCGGGCCTGCTGGAGAAAACTGGCACCCGGCCCGACGAAATCGACCTGCTGATCTGTGCGACCACTACTCCAGATTACCTTTTTCCCTGTACGGCTAACCTCATCTGTGATATGGTGGGTATCCGTAACATCGGGAGTTTTGATATACAGGCTGCCTGCTCGGGCTTTCTCTACGCGCTGACGGTTGGTTCGCAATTTATTGAAACGGGCAAATACAAAAAGGTGATCGTTGTTGGGGCCGATAAAATGTCGGCTATCGTTGACTATACCGACCGTACAACATGCGTTTTGTTTGGTGACGGCGCTGGTGCCGTCCTGCTTGAACCCGATGAGCAGGGCTATGGCCTGCTCGATTCGATTATTAAGTCGGACGGGAGCGGTCAGAATCATCTGTTCCAGAAAGCAGGTGGTAGCCGGTACCCCCCCACCCACGAAACAGTAGAAAAACGCTGGCACTACGTTTATCAGGATGGACCTTCGGTATTCAAGTTCGCCGTGAAAAACATGGCCGACGTGTCTGCGGAGATCATGGAGCGGAATCAACTGGCCGGCAGAGACGTGGCCTGGCTAGTACCGCATCAGGCTAACAAACGTATTATTGATGCAACAGCTAATCGAATGGGCATCGAATCCGATAAGGTGATGATGAACATTCACCGGTATGGTAACACAACAGCTGCTACGATTCCGCTTTGTTTGTTCGACTATGAATCGCAGCTTAAGAAAGGCGATAATTTAGTCCTGGCCGCCTTTGGGGGCGGGTTTACCTGGGGCGCGGCTTACGTTAAGTGGGCTTATTAG
- a CDS encoding AI-2E family transporter: MNIRPREIILPYYAKFCFVLISLVIVVYGLHALKGVLIPLVFGILFSVLLFPLANRLESWKFPRVLAIVVCLLLTLAAIGGILYAVSMQISNFTEVVPQLMERGNKFLDQVQTFADERFNINRQRQLTEVRKYLNESIAEGGAILTSTLLATTSALTDVFLILIFIFFFLLYRDFFRSFFYKAFEDARRSKIDAVMGGIYTVVKDYLAGLVLVILIIGTLMTVGLLILGIDYAIFFGFFGACLVLIPYFGISIGSLLPAAYALVTEDNPLKALGVIGVFLFVQTIEGNFITPYIVGSKVSINPLAAIIVLILWENVWGLPGLVLALPMTAIIKVIFDSIDALKPYGFLIGEAEKPRPPIKNLQQLADQLPKRTKKIGETNEKS, translated from the coding sequence ATGAACATTCGCCCCCGGGAAATTATCCTTCCCTACTACGCTAAATTTTGCTTTGTACTGATCTCACTGGTTATTGTCGTGTACGGTCTGCACGCTCTGAAAGGTGTGCTCATTCCGCTCGTTTTCGGTATCCTGTTTTCGGTATTGCTATTTCCACTGGCAAATCGGCTCGAAAGCTGGAAATTTCCCCGCGTGCTGGCCATCGTTGTGTGTCTCTTATTGACACTGGCGGCCATTGGCGGCATCCTGTACGCCGTTTCAATGCAGATCAGTAATTTTACGGAGGTCGTTCCGCAGCTAATGGAGCGGGGCAACAAATTTCTGGATCAGGTGCAAACCTTCGCCGACGAACGCTTCAATATCAACCGGCAGCGTCAGCTCACCGAAGTTCGTAAATATCTGAATGAGTCAATAGCCGAAGGGGGCGCTATTCTGACCTCTACCCTGCTGGCAACCACCAGCGCCCTGACTGACGTTTTCCTGATCCTGATTTTTATTTTCTTTTTCCTGCTTTACCGCGATTTTTTCCGGTCGTTCTTTTACAAAGCGTTTGAGGACGCGCGCCGATCAAAGATCGATGCCGTCATGGGAGGCATTTATACCGTAGTGAAAGACTATCTGGCGGGGCTGGTACTGGTTATCCTGATCATCGGAACATTGATGACCGTTGGCCTGCTGATTCTGGGGATCGACTATGCTATCTTCTTCGGCTTTTTTGGCGCCTGTCTGGTGCTGATTCCGTATTTCGGTATCTCAATCGGCTCACTCCTGCCCGCTGCTTACGCGTTAGTGACAGAGGATAATCCGCTGAAAGCATTAGGCGTCATTGGCGTCTTTCTGTTCGTACAGACGATTGAGGGCAATTTTATTACGCCTTATATTGTCGGTTCCAAAGTGAGTATTAACCCGCTGGCAGCCATTATCGTCCTGATTCTGTGGGAAAACGTATGGGGTTTGCCCGGGCTGGTGCTGGCCTTACCCATGACGGCTATTATTAAGGTTATTTTCGACTCGATCGATGCCCTCAAGCCCTACGGCTTCCTAATCGGCGAAGCAGAGAAACCACGGCCGCCCATCAAAAATTTACAGCAACTAGCCGATCAATTACCCAAACGGACTAAGAAAATTGGCGAGACCAACGAGAAGAGCTAG
- a CDS encoding sensor histidine kinase, whose amino-acid sequence MSLSPRIIAFLLACLISFLTVSFLAFIDGVTETMLFVTGLSSFVVSLFLVMYTIEVLVYREVDKMYKTINKLKMKDFTISRKSLVKNNNPFKKLNDEIFVYVAKKQKEIDELKRLEQFRREFLADVSHELKTPIFAAQGFIHTLIDGAMDDERVRDKFLAKAAKSLDGLDALVKDLLVLSQLETGEVKMSFEKVDMTEVTEEIFDQLEKIAQARGTSLKMRVSRPGPMRVKADSSRITQVMTNLIENAVKYGNDKGKVVVSLEEEKKHVVISVRDDGPGIPPEHLSRIFERFYRVEKSRSKDRGGTGLGLAIVKHILGAHKSKVTVMSKLDKGTTFQFKLDRVD is encoded by the coding sequence ATGTCCCTCAGTCCCCGCATAATTGCTTTTTTACTGGCTTGCCTGATTTCGTTTCTAACGGTATCGTTTCTAGCTTTCATTGATGGCGTTACCGAAACAATGCTGTTCGTAACGGGGCTGTCTTCCTTTGTTGTTTCGCTGTTTCTGGTGATGTACACAATCGAGGTACTGGTATACCGCGAGGTTGATAAGATGTACAAGACTATCAACAAGCTGAAGATGAAGGATTTTACGATCTCTCGTAAGTCGCTGGTTAAGAACAATAACCCTTTCAAAAAGCTGAACGACGAGATATTTGTCTACGTCGCCAAAAAGCAGAAGGAGATTGACGAGCTCAAACGGCTGGAACAGTTTCGCCGGGAATTTCTGGCCGACGTATCGCACGAATTAAAGACCCCCATTTTTGCCGCCCAGGGATTCATTCATACATTGATCGACGGCGCAATGGACGACGAACGGGTGCGGGATAAATTTCTGGCAAAAGCAGCCAAAAGTCTCGATGGCCTTGATGCGCTGGTGAAAGACCTGCTGGTGCTCTCGCAGCTCGAAACGGGCGAGGTGAAGATGAGTTTTGAGAAAGTTGATATGACAGAAGTCACCGAAGAAATCTTCGATCAACTCGAGAAAATTGCCCAGGCTCGCGGAACGTCGCTCAAAATGCGGGTCAGTCGGCCCGGGCCCATGCGGGTTAAAGCCGATAGTTCGCGGATTACGCAGGTGATGACTAACCTGATCGAAAATGCGGTGAAATACGGCAATGACAAAGGTAAGGTTGTTGTCAGTCTGGAAGAGGAAAAAAAGCACGTCGTCATCTCCGTTCGCGACGACGGGCCTGGTATTCCGCCCGAACACCTGAGCCGAATCTTCGAGCGATTCTATCGGGTGGAGAAAAGCCGATCAAAAGATCGGGGTGGTACGGGGCTTGGATTAGCTATTGTCAAGCATATCCTGGGGGCGCACAAATCGAAAGTTACCGTGATGAGCAAGCTCGATAAGGGCACTACGTTCCAGTTTAAACTCGACCGGGTTGATTAA
- the accB gene encoding acetyl-CoA carboxylase biotin carboxyl carrier protein, whose product MTTQDIQQLIDFISQSGLDEVNIETTDLKINVKRYGSATPAPALVASAPAPVAAMPAPVAQPQAPAATAPVATEAPKADSSNYITIKSPMIGTFYRSSNPETPSFVEVGDSISEGKVVCIIEAMKLFNEIESEVSGRIVKVLVENATPVEYDQPLFLVEPV is encoded by the coding sequence ATGACCACCCAAGACATACAGCAACTTATTGATTTTATTTCACAGTCGGGTCTGGACGAGGTAAATATCGAAACCACCGATCTGAAAATTAATGTTAAGCGGTACGGTTCTGCAACGCCAGCGCCTGCTCTGGTTGCTTCGGCACCGGCACCCGTTGCTGCTATGCCCGCGCCCGTTGCACAGCCTCAGGCTCCTGCAGCCACGGCACCTGTTGCTACCGAGGCACCCAAAGCCGATTCGTCTAATTACATCACCATAAAATCGCCGATGATTGGTACGTTCTACCGGTCTTCGAATCCGGAAACCCCTTCATTCGTTGAAGTTGGTGATAGCATTTCTGAAGGCAAAGTTGTTTGTATCATCGAAGCAATGAAGCTATTCAATGAAATTGAATCAGAAGTGTCTGGTCGGATCGTAAAAGTGCTGGTAGAAAACGCCACACCTGTCGAGTATGACCAACCGTTATTCCTGGTTGAACCTGTTTAA
- the accC gene encoding acetyl-CoA carboxylase biotin carboxylase subunit — MFKKILIANRGEIALRIIRTCREMGIRTVAVYSTADRDSLHVRFADEAVCIGPPVSKQSYLSIPSIISAAEVTGADAIHPGYGFLSENAEFSQICSDYGIKFIGATADQINSMGDKATAKATMKAAGVPVIPGSEGLLESIEQGKQLSAEMGYPVIVKATAGGGGRGMRIIRAEEEFEKAWNDARTEAGAAFGNDGLYLEKFVEEPRHIEIQIVGDQYGTVCHLSERDCSIQRRHQKLVEETPSPIITPEIREQMGEAAIKGAKAIGYEGAGTVEFLVDKHGKFYFMEMNTRIQVEHPITEEVTDFDLIKEQIKVAAGGEISGRNYTPKLYSMECRINAEDPANGFRPSPGKITVLHIPGGHGVRIDSHVYTGYTIPPNYDSMIAKLIVSGQSREEVITRMKRALQEFVIEGIKTTIPFHIKLMDDPKFKSGQFTTAFLDSFDFSKL, encoded by the coding sequence ATGTTCAAGAAAATTCTTATTGCCAACCGGGGAGAGATTGCGCTACGGATCATCCGGACCTGTCGCGAAATGGGTATCCGGACGGTAGCCGTCTATTCGACTGCCGACCGCGACAGTCTGCACGTCCGTTTTGCTGACGAAGCTGTTTGTATTGGCCCGCCCGTTAGCAAGCAATCTTATCTGAGCATTCCCAGCATCATCTCGGCCGCCGAGGTGACAGGAGCTGACGCTATTCACCCCGGTTACGGCTTTTTGTCCGAGAACGCTGAATTCTCGCAGATCTGCAGCGACTACGGTATAAAGTTTATTGGTGCTACTGCCGATCAAATCAATAGCATGGGCGACAAGGCTACGGCTAAAGCGACCATGAAAGCGGCCGGCGTTCCGGTTATTCCCGGATCCGAAGGTCTGCTGGAATCGATTGAGCAGGGTAAGCAGCTCTCAGCAGAAATGGGCTATCCGGTTATTGTGAAAGCAACAGCTGGTGGCGGTGGCCGCGGTATGCGGATTATTCGGGCGGAAGAAGAGTTCGAAAAGGCCTGGAATGATGCTCGTACTGAAGCTGGCGCAGCTTTTGGCAATGATGGTCTGTACCTTGAAAAGTTTGTTGAGGAACCTCGGCATATCGAAATTCAGATCGTTGGGGACCAGTACGGTACCGTTTGCCACCTTTCCGAACGCGACTGCTCCATTCAGCGTCGTCACCAGAAGCTTGTCGAAGAAACACCGTCGCCCATCATTACGCCCGAAATTCGGGAGCAAATGGGTGAAGCGGCAATCAAAGGCGCCAAAGCCATTGGTTATGAAGGGGCTGGTACAGTTGAGTTCCTGGTCGACAAGCACGGGAAGTTTTATTTCATGGAAATGAACACCCGGATTCAGGTAGAGCACCCGATTACGGAAGAAGTAACGGACTTTGACCTGATCAAAGAGCAAATCAAAGTAGCCGCCGGTGGCGAAATTTCGGGCCGGAATTACACACCAAAGCTCTACTCGATGGAGTGCCGGATCAATGCCGAAGATCCAGCAAATGGATTCCGTCCGTCACCGGGTAAGATTACGGTCTTACATATTCCGGGCGGACACGGGGTGCGGATTGATAGCCACGTGTACACAGGTTATACCATTCCACCGAACTACGACTCCATGATCGCCAAACTGATCGTCTCGGGCCAGTCGCGGGAAGAAGTCATTACGCGGATGAAGCGGGCGCTTCAGGAGTTTGTTATTGAAGGAATCAAAACGACGATTCCATTTCATATCAAGCTGATGGACGATCCAAAATTCAAATCAGGTCAGTTCACTACTGCCTTTTTGGACAGCTTTGATTTTTCTAAATTGTAA
- the rpmF gene encoding 50S ribosomal protein L32: protein MAHPKRRHSSTRRDKRRTHYKATAVTLSTDAQTGEVHERHHAHVFEGNLFYKGQMIIENYAKTA from the coding sequence ATGGCACACCCCAAACGACGCCACTCCAGCACCCGGCGCGATAAGCGCAGAACGCACTACAAGGCTACGGCCGTAACGCTGTCGACCGACGCACAAACCGGCGAAGTACATGAGCGCCACCACGCCCACGTTTTCGAAGGCAACTTGTTTTACAAAGGTCAAATGATTATTGAGAATTACGCTAAAACTGCTTAA
- a CDS encoding YceD family protein: MNALRPYDINIVGLENKRYEYDFTSDDAFFAALDQDLIGKGNVNTHLILEKSETMIRLLFQISGTVEQTCDRCLDEYDEPVETEQTMILKFGDHNEELSDEIELIERNTATVNVARYIFEFISLALPMKRLHPRFRDDEDQADDEFNGRVIYRSDEPADEEGDKPDEVDPRWAALRKLSDN, encoded by the coding sequence GTGAACGCACTACGACCTTATGATATTAACATCGTTGGTCTGGAAAACAAACGGTATGAGTACGACTTTACGTCGGACGATGCGTTTTTTGCCGCGTTAGATCAGGACCTGATCGGAAAGGGAAACGTAAATACCCATCTGATACTGGAAAAATCCGAGACGATGATCCGGTTATTATTTCAGATCAGTGGCACCGTTGAACAGACCTGCGACCGTTGCCTGGACGAGTACGATGAACCGGTAGAGACCGAGCAGACAATGATTCTGAAGTTCGGCGATCACAACGAAGAGCTGAGCGACGAGATCGAACTGATCGAACGCAACACGGCAACCGTCAACGTGGCCCGGTACATTTTCGAGTTTATTAGCCTGGCACTGCCCATGAAACGGCTTCACCCCCGTTTCCGGGACGACGAGGACCAGGCCGATGACGAATTCAACGGTCGGGTTATCTACCGATCTGATGAGCCTGCCGACGAAGAAGGCGACAAACCCGACGAGGTTGATCCCCGCTGGGCGGCCCTACGAAAGCTGAGCGACAACTAG
- a CDS encoding isochorismatase family protein — MTNAFLIIDAQVDFCHPEGALFVPGANEDIDRIARLIHQYAHQIDHIVVTLDTHQLLDIAHPQFWQNAEGKHPDLFTVISAEDVKNGLWIPRFSADKARQYIQALETDGQFQHVIWPEHCLIGSSGAALHDTLLAALKNWAHLRDQDYRAVQKGLYPLTEHFGVFQAQVPDPAVPETQFNVALASDLDRFDTIYIMGEAKSHCVANSLKQLLDFAPAMSEKLVLVTDCMSDVTGMGYLADPIYADAWTKNVRFAEAADIFV; from the coding sequence GTGACGAACGCTTTTCTGATTATTGATGCCCAGGTTGACTTCTGTCACCCAGAGGGGGCACTCTTTGTACCCGGTGCCAATGAAGACATTGACCGCATAGCGCGGCTCATTCACCAGTACGCGCATCAGATTGATCATATCGTTGTAACGCTCGATACTCATCAACTGCTGGACATTGCTCATCCGCAATTCTGGCAGAACGCCGAGGGGAAGCATCCTGATCTGTTTACGGTCATCTCTGCCGAGGACGTAAAAAATGGGCTGTGGATACCGCGTTTCAGCGCCGATAAGGCCCGTCAGTATATTCAGGCGCTGGAGACCGATGGCCAGTTCCAGCACGTGATCTGGCCCGAACACTGCCTGATTGGCTCGTCGGGGGCAGCCCTGCACGATACGTTACTGGCGGCCCTGAAAAACTGGGCACACCTGCGGGATCAGGACTATAGGGCGGTTCAGAAAGGGCTATATCCGCTGACCGAGCATTTTGGTGTATTTCAGGCGCAGGTACCCGATCCTGCTGTTCCCGAAACTCAGTTCAACGTAGCCCTGGCATCGGATCTGGATCGGTTTGATACGATCTACATCATGGGTGAAGCTAAATCGCACTGTGTCGCCAACAGTCTGAAACAACTGCTGGATTTTGCGCCGGCCATGAGTGAGAAACTGGTTCTTGTCACCGATTGTATGTCGGACGTAACGGGAATGGGGTATCTGGCCGATCCGATTTATGCTGATGCTTGGACCAAAAACGTCCGCTTTGCGGAGGCCGCCGATATTTTTGTCTGA
- the efp gene encoding elongation factor P — MATTADIRNGLVINFNNDLFQITEFQHVKPGKGAAFVRTKMKSLTSGRVLDNTFNSGVTIYPVRVERRKFQFLYKDEAGFNFMDQESFDQINLDEKLVDSADLMKEGQEVEILINAENEVPLSCELPPFVELEVTYAEPGIKGDTANSPKKRVELESGAKVMVPLFIEQGERIRVDTRTRDYVERVK, encoded by the coding sequence ATGGCAACGACCGCAGACATCCGGAACGGACTGGTCATCAACTTCAACAACGACCTTTTTCAGATTACCGAATTTCAACACGTAAAACCAGGAAAAGGCGCTGCTTTCGTCCGTACTAAAATGAAAAGCCTGACCTCAGGCCGTGTACTGGACAACACGTTCAACTCAGGTGTAACGATCTATCCTGTTCGGGTTGAGCGCCGGAAGTTTCAGTTTCTTTACAAAGACGAAGCCGGTTTTAACTTCATGGACCAGGAAAGCTTTGACCAGATCAACCTGGACGAGAAACTGGTAGACAGCGCCGACCTGATGAAAGAAGGCCAGGAAGTTGAAATCCTGATCAACGCGGAGAATGAAGTCCCTCTTTCCTGCGAGCTTCCTCCGTTCGTCGAGCTGGAAGTCACCTACGCCGAGCCAGGTATTAAAGGAGATACGGCCAATAGCCCAAAAAAGCGGGTTGAACTGGAATCAGGAGCAAAAGTGATGGTTCCACTTTTCATTGAACAAGGTGAACGGATTCGGGTTGATACCCGTACCCGCGATTACGTTGAACGCGTAAAGTAA
- the plsX gene encoding phosphate acyltransferase PlsX — protein MKIAVDAMGGDFAPEAIVEGVVMAAAELPDDVTIVLVGRELVVRELLNKYDTKAQQRIELVHADDVIEMSEHPTKALSLKPNSSIGVGFKLMKDKQVDAFCSAGNTGAMHVGALFSIRAIEGIIRPCIAGFVPQVTGGHAVMLDIGANADCKPEMLAQFGEVGSIYAQYTFAIDRPRVALMNIGSEEQKGSLIAQAAHQQLKDNRRINFVGNIEGGDFFSGKADVIVTDGFTGNAMFKLGESFYAMAKLRGIDDEFLNKTNYESVGGSPIIGVNGNVIIAHGISSPLAIKNMIGLAIRQVESNAYTKIAQALA, from the coding sequence ATGAAAATTGCAGTGGACGCAATGGGCGGTGATTTTGCTCCCGAAGCGATAGTAGAAGGAGTAGTAATGGCTGCAGCCGAGTTGCCAGACGACGTAACTATTGTTCTTGTTGGCAGGGAGTTGGTTGTTCGGGAACTGTTAAATAAATACGACACGAAAGCACAGCAGCGGATTGAACTCGTTCACGCTGACGATGTCATTGAGATGAGTGAGCACCCCACAAAGGCACTCTCCCTTAAACCCAATTCCAGCATTGGAGTTGGGTTTAAACTTATGAAGGATAAGCAGGTCGACGCTTTCTGCAGCGCGGGCAATACGGGTGCTATGCACGTTGGCGCTCTTTTCAGCATTCGGGCTATCGAAGGCATAATCCGCCCCTGCATTGCTGGTTTTGTGCCGCAGGTAACGGGCGGTCATGCCGTTATGCTCGATATTGGAGCCAATGCCGACTGTAAACCAGAAATGCTGGCGCAGTTCGGAGAAGTTGGTTCAATTTACGCCCAGTATACGTTCGCTATCGACCGTCCCCGCGTAGCGCTGATGAACATTGGTTCAGAAGAACAAAAAGGGTCGCTTATAGCGCAGGCTGCTCATCAGCAATTGAAAGACAATCGCCGGATCAATTTCGTTGGAAATATTGAAGGTGGAGACTTTTTCTCGGGTAAAGCCGACGTTATCGTAACAGACGGCTTTACGGGTAATGCGATGTTCAAACTGGGTGAATCATTCTATGCCATGGCCAAACTCCGCGGTATTGACGACGAGTTCCTGAATAAAACAAACTACGAATCGGTAGGCGGAAGCCCGATTATAGGCGTGAATGGAAACGTAATCATTGCCCATGGTATTTCATCACCCTTGGCTATCAAAAATATGATCGGACTGGCCATCAGACAGGTCGAATCGAACGCCTACACAAAAATTGCACAGGCTCTGGCTTAA